From Polynucleobacter sp. MWH-Braz-FAM2G, a single genomic window includes:
- a CDS encoding acyl-CoA dehydrogenase family protein, which produces MSFLEFTEEQMMVRDMARDFAKNELTPHSERWDHEGWIDDSVIAQMGELGLLGMIVPEEWGGASVDYIAYALAVEEISAGDGAVGAIMSIHNSVGCGPILKYGSEEQKQAWLPELASGRAIGCFCLTEPQAGSEANNLKTRAVLKDGKWVLNGSKQFVSNGKRAKLAIVFAVTDPELGKKGISAFLVPTNTPGFIVNRVEKKLGIRGSDTCAITLDNCEIPEANLLGPRGKGLAIALSNLEGGRIGIAAQALGIARAAFESALRYSKERIQFGVPLIEHQSVANFLADMQTQINAARLLILQAASMRERNLPCLSEASQAKLFASEMAEAVCSKAIQIYGGYGYLEDYPVERFYRDARITQIYEGTSEVQRLVIARALKDIDF; this is translated from the coding sequence ATGAGCTTCCTCGAATTTACAGAAGAACAAATGATGGTGCGTGATATGGCAAGAGACTTTGCTAAGAACGAGCTAACACCTCATAGCGAACGCTGGGATCACGAAGGTTGGATTGATGATTCAGTGATAGCTCAAATGGGTGAATTGGGTCTACTCGGGATGATTGTTCCTGAAGAATGGGGTGGAGCAAGTGTTGATTACATTGCGTATGCCTTAGCGGTTGAAGAAATTTCAGCAGGAGATGGCGCGGTTGGTGCAATTATGAGTATTCATAATTCGGTTGGTTGTGGACCAATTCTGAAATATGGCTCTGAAGAACAGAAGCAGGCCTGGTTGCCAGAATTGGCCAGTGGAAGGGCGATTGGCTGCTTTTGTTTAACTGAGCCACAGGCAGGATCAGAAGCGAATAATTTAAAAACTCGTGCTGTTCTTAAAGATGGTAAGTGGGTTCTGAATGGCTCCAAGCAATTTGTTAGCAATGGCAAACGCGCTAAATTAGCAATCGTATTTGCCGTTACAGACCCCGAGCTAGGCAAAAAGGGAATTTCAGCATTTTTAGTGCCGACCAACACGCCTGGATTCATTGTGAATCGCGTGGAAAAGAAATTGGGTATTAGGGGATCTGATACTTGCGCAATCACGCTGGATAATTGTGAAATTCCAGAGGCAAATCTTTTAGGTCCAAGAGGTAAGGGGTTGGCTATTGCTCTTTCAAATCTGGAGGGTGGGCGAATTGGTATAGCTGCGCAGGCGCTCGGAATTGCTAGGGCGGCATTTGAGTCAGCTTTGCGATACTCTAAAGAGCGCATTCAGTTCGGTGTACCTCTAATTGAACATCAAAGCGTAGCCAACTTCTTGGCTGATATGCAAACCCAAATTAATGCTGCTCGTCTTTTAATTCTTCAAGCGGCTAGCATGCGGGAGCGTAATTTGCCATGTCTTTCTGAGGCTTCACAAGCGAAATTGTTTGCTTCAGAAATGGCTGAAGCTGTTTGCTCAAAGGCAATCCAGATTTATGGTGGCTATGGATATCTAGAAGACTATCCTGTAGAGCGATTTTATAGAGATGCTCGTATTACCCAAATATATGAAGGCACTAGTGAAGTTCAGCGTTTAGTGATCGCTCGTGCATTGAAAGATATAGATTTTTAG
- a CDS encoding 3-hydroxyacyl-CoA dehydrogenase — MQIKDNVFVVTGGGSGLGAATAQMLIDQGGKVVLVDVNATGGEAVAAKLGSNARFVNADVTDDASARNAFAIATQMGVLRGLVNCAGIAPAEKVVGREGPHKLDSFARTIGINLIGSFNMIRLAAAIMSESNPSESGERGVLISTASVAAYDGQLGQAAYAASKGGIVSMTLPIARELARVGIRVMAIAPGIMETPMLLGMPQEVQDALGKTVPFPARMGKPAEFASLVQHILANEYLNGEVIRLDGSIRMAAK, encoded by the coding sequence ATGCAAATTAAAGATAATGTTTTTGTAGTAACAGGGGGCGGTTCTGGCTTAGGGGCTGCTACCGCACAAATGCTCATTGATCAGGGTGGCAAAGTAGTCTTGGTGGATGTGAATGCCACTGGTGGTGAAGCTGTTGCTGCTAAGTTGGGTTCGAATGCTCGGTTTGTAAATGCTGATGTGACCGATGATGCAAGTGCCCGAAACGCATTTGCAATTGCCACTCAAATGGGTGTCTTGCGTGGCTTAGTCAATTGCGCAGGCATTGCGCCTGCTGAGAAAGTCGTTGGTAGAGAGGGTCCGCATAAGTTAGATTCTTTTGCCAGAACGATTGGTATCAACTTAATTGGCAGCTTCAATATGATTCGTTTGGCTGCTGCCATCATGAGCGAATCCAATCCCTCCGAATCTGGCGAACGCGGTGTATTAATTAGCACAGCTTCAGTGGCTGCATACGATGGTCAACTTGGACAGGCGGCCTACGCAGCATCTAAAGGTGGAATTGTCTCCATGACATTACCGATTGCTCGTGAATTGGCGCGAGTTGGTATTCGTGTAATGGCAATTGCGCCTGGAATTATGGAAACGCCAATGCTCTTGGGTATGCCCCAAGAAGTGCAAGATGCTCTTGGTAAAACGGTGCCATTTCCTGCGCGCATGGGTAAGCCTGCAGAGTTTGCTTCTTTGGTACAGCACATTCTCGCTAATGAGTATCTAAATGGTGAAGTGATTCGTTTAGATGGCTCGATTCGTATGGCTGCTAAATAA
- a CDS encoding acetyl-CoA C-acetyltransferase — MTNDPVVIVSAARTPMGSFQGGFSSLTAPALGGVAIQAALERSGLDVGLVEEVLMGCVLPAGLGQAPTRQAALLAGLPLTAGCTTISKVCGSGMKATMIGHDGIVANSYAVTVAGGMESMTNAPYLLPKARGGYRLGHGQVLDHMFMDGLEDAYSKENRGRLMGTFAEDCAGTYRFSREAQDEYAIRSTQRAQEASNNGSFDWEIAPVTVSGRKGDVLVSKDEGPFAVNIEKIPELKPAFKKDGSVTAANSSSISDGAAALVLMKESQAHKLGLNPLARIVGHANNAFTPALFPTAPVGAIQKLLKNIGWSTESVDLYEINEAFAVVAMAAMHDLKLPAEKVNIHGGACALGHPIGASGARILVTLLGALRKHGLKRGVASLCIGGGEATAMAIEMY; from the coding sequence ATGACAAATGATCCAGTAGTTATTGTTTCCGCAGCAAGAACGCCGATGGGCAGTTTTCAAGGCGGTTTCTCTAGTCTTACGGCTCCAGCTTTAGGCGGTGTTGCCATTCAGGCGGCACTGGAAAGATCTGGCTTAGATGTTGGTTTGGTTGAAGAGGTTTTGATGGGTTGTGTGTTGCCTGCAGGGCTTGGTCAAGCGCCAACACGTCAGGCCGCTTTGTTGGCAGGCCTACCACTTACAGCAGGATGCACAACGATCAGCAAAGTCTGTGGATCAGGCATGAAAGCCACCATGATTGGTCATGATGGAATCGTTGCAAATTCTTATGCGGTAACAGTTGCAGGCGGCATGGAATCAATGACCAATGCTCCTTATTTATTGCCCAAAGCTCGTGGTGGTTATCGACTAGGGCATGGTCAAGTTTTAGATCACATGTTTATGGACGGCTTAGAGGATGCTTATTCTAAAGAAAATCGTGGTCGATTGATGGGAACCTTTGCTGAGGATTGCGCAGGTACTTATCGTTTTTCACGAGAAGCGCAAGATGAATATGCAATCCGTTCGACACAACGCGCTCAAGAGGCTAGCAATAATGGCAGCTTCGATTGGGAAATTGCTCCAGTTACTGTATCTGGCAGAAAGGGCGATGTTTTGGTTAGCAAGGATGAAGGTCCATTTGCTGTCAATATTGAAAAAATTCCAGAACTAAAACCAGCATTTAAAAAAGATGGCTCTGTTACTGCGGCAAATTCATCATCTATCTCAGATGGCGCTGCCGCATTGGTTCTTATGAAGGAGTCACAAGCTCATAAATTGGGTTTAAATCCTCTAGCTCGCATTGTGGGCCATGCTAATAATGCTTTTACTCCTGCTTTATTTCCTACCGCTCCAGTTGGAGCGATTCAAAAGTTATTAAAAAATATCGGGTGGTCAACGGAGTCAGTTGATCTGTATGAGATCAATGAGGCTTTTGCGGTAGTAGCTATGGCTGCAATGCATGATTTAAAGCTTCCGGCAGAAAAGGTCAATATTCATGGTGGAGCTTGTGCATTAGGTCATCCGATTGGCGCTTCAGGCGCTCGCATTTTAGTAACGCTATTAGGCGCGCTTAGAAAGCATGGTTTAAAACGCGGCGTAGCTTCCTTATGCATTGGCGGTGGCGAGGCAACCGCAATGGCAATCGAAATGTATTGA
- a CDS encoding acyl-CoA dehydrogenase: MILSSEQEMIRDSMRVFAQERLAPFAAEWDKTHAFPHEAIKELGELGAMGMVVPEEWGGAGMDYMSLVLALEEIAAGDGSTSTIVSVQNSLACGITLRYGSDAQKEEWLKPLARGKKLGCFCLTEPHTGSDASAITTRADRDGDYYVINGVKQFITSGKHADVAIVLAVTDKAAGKKGISCFLVPTNTPGFIVARLEEKMGQHASDTAQILFENCRIPASCLLGKEGEGYKIALSNLEAGRIGIAAQAVGMARSALDAAIQYAKDRITFGVPIIEHQAVNFRLADMATQLDAARLMVWRAAVLKDAGKPCLTEASMAKLFASEVAEKVCTDAIQIHGGYGYVSDFPVERIYRDMRVCQIYEGASDIQRLVIGRAIAQ; the protein is encoded by the coding sequence ATGATATTAAGTTCTGAACAAGAAATGATTCGTGACTCTATGCGTGTCTTTGCGCAGGAGCGACTAGCACCTTTTGCTGCTGAATGGGATAAAACCCATGCCTTCCCACATGAGGCAATTAAAGAGTTGGGTGAGCTCGGTGCTATGGGGATGGTAGTTCCAGAGGAGTGGGGCGGTGCAGGTATGGACTATATGTCTTTAGTGCTTGCTCTTGAAGAAATTGCCGCTGGCGATGGATCTACTTCTACGATTGTGAGCGTCCAAAATTCTTTAGCTTGCGGCATCACTCTTAGATACGGAAGTGATGCGCAAAAAGAAGAGTGGTTAAAACCTTTGGCTCGCGGTAAAAAACTGGGATGTTTTTGCTTAACGGAACCGCACACAGGTTCTGATGCTTCCGCTATTACGACTCGAGCAGATCGTGATGGAGATTATTACGTCATCAATGGCGTGAAGCAATTTATTACTTCAGGTAAGCATGCTGATGTAGCAATTGTGTTAGCCGTTACAGATAAGGCGGCTGGTAAAAAAGGAATCTCTTGCTTTCTAGTTCCTACTAATACTCCAGGCTTTATTGTTGCTCGCTTAGAAGAAAAAATGGGGCAACATGCTTCAGACACGGCACAGATTTTGTTTGAGAATTGTCGTATTCCAGCATCTTGTCTTTTGGGCAAAGAAGGGGAAGGATACAAAATTGCTCTCTCTAATTTAGAGGCGGGGCGTATTGGCATTGCCGCGCAAGCTGTAGGAATGGCGCGCTCAGCTTTAGATGCTGCAATCCAGTACGCAAAAGATCGTATTACTTTTGGCGTGCCCATTATCGAACATCAGGCTGTTAATTTTCGCTTGGCGGATATGGCAACCCAACTAGATGCTGCGAGATTAATGGTATGGCGTGCGGCTGTACTAAAAGACGCTGGCAAACCTTGTCTAACTGAAGCATCAATGGCCAAATTATTTGCCTCTGAAGTTGCGGAGAAGGTTTGTACTGATGCCATTCAAATTCATGGTGGTTACGGATATGTAAGCGACTTCCCAGTTGAGCGCATCTATCGTGACATGCGTGTATGTCAAATATATGAGGGTGCTAGTGATATTCAACGCTTAGTAATTGGTAGGGCGATTGCTCAGTAA
- a CDS encoding electron transfer flavoprotein subunit beta/FixA family protein, with protein MKILVAVKRVVDYNVKIRVKSDGSGVDLANVKMSMNPFDEIAVEEAVRLKEAGVATEVVVVSAGPTQCQETLRTALAIGADRAILVETAPDADLQPLAVAKILKAVAEKEQAQIIILGKQAIDDDSNQTGQMLASLLDIAQATFASKVVVADDKATVTREVDGGLETIALSLPAVITTDLRLNEPRYVTLPNIMKAKKKTIDTITPDSLGVDIAPRLKTLQVQEPAKRSAGVIVADVAALVDKLKNEAKVI; from the coding sequence ATGAAAATCCTAGTAGCTGTCAAACGCGTGGTCGACTACAACGTCAAAATTCGGGTTAAATCCGATGGTAGTGGCGTCGATCTAGCCAACGTCAAAATGAGCATGAACCCGTTTGATGAGATTGCGGTCGAAGAAGCGGTGCGTTTAAAAGAGGCTGGTGTTGCTACCGAGGTCGTTGTGGTTAGCGCCGGCCCTACCCAGTGCCAAGAGACCCTGCGTACCGCCTTGGCGATTGGCGCTGATCGCGCGATTTTGGTCGAGACTGCTCCGGATGCCGATTTGCAGCCTTTAGCCGTAGCCAAGATCCTCAAAGCCGTAGCAGAAAAAGAGCAGGCGCAAATCATCATCCTAGGTAAACAAGCCATTGATGACGATAGCAATCAAACCGGTCAGATGTTAGCTAGCCTTTTAGATATCGCCCAAGCTACCTTTGCATCCAAGGTAGTCGTAGCCGATGACAAAGCCACGGTAACTCGGGAAGTCGATGGTGGTTTGGAGACCATTGCTCTGTCACTACCCGCGGTTATTACCACCGACTTGCGCCTCAATGAACCGCGTTATGTGACGCTTCCGAACATCATGAAGGCCAAGAAAAAGACCATCGATACGATCACTCCCGATAGCTTAGGGGTGGATATTGCCCCCCGCTTAAAGACTCTGCAGGTACAAGAGCCTGCCAAGCGCTCTGCTGGGGTCATCGTGGCCGATGTTGCCGCTTTGGTAGACAAACTCAAAAATGAAGCAAAGGTAATCTAA
- a CDS encoding electron transfer flavoprotein subunit alpha/FixB family protein: MAALVIAEHDNQSLKAATLNAVAAALQCSPEVDILVAGNQSDAAVQAAAQIAGVRKVIQIDAPNLADQLAEPLAAQILALANNYSHILAPATANGKNVLPRVAAKLDVAQLSDITKVVSADTFERPIYAGNAIATVQSADPIKVITVRTTGFDPVAATGGSASIEKTNPAESKASSAFVGRELTKSDRPELTAAKIIVSGGRGLGSGEKYQELITPLADKLGAALGASRAAVDAGYVPNDYQVGQTGKIVAPQLYIAVGISGAIQHLAGMKDSKVIVAINKDPEAPIFSVADYGLVADLNAAVPELMSALN; this comes from the coding sequence ATGGCCGCTCTCGTCATCGCTGAACACGATAATCAATCCTTAAAGGCAGCAACGCTCAATGCCGTAGCCGCTGCTCTGCAGTGCTCCCCTGAAGTCGATATCCTCGTAGCGGGTAATCAATCAGATGCCGCCGTCCAAGCCGCCGCGCAAATTGCGGGTGTGCGTAAAGTCATTCAAATTGATGCTCCTAATCTAGCTGATCAATTGGCTGAGCCTTTAGCAGCGCAAATCCTCGCCCTTGCAAACAACTATAGCCATATCTTGGCTCCGGCAACAGCCAATGGCAAGAACGTCCTGCCACGCGTTGCCGCTAAGCTTGATGTAGCGCAGTTATCCGATATCACCAAGGTAGTCTCTGCCGATACCTTTGAGCGTCCCATTTATGCTGGTAATGCGATTGCCACAGTGCAAAGCGCAGATCCGATCAAGGTCATCACGGTGCGCACTACCGGCTTTGATCCAGTAGCTGCTACTGGTGGCTCAGCCTCGATTGAGAAAACCAATCCCGCTGAGAGTAAAGCCTCTTCTGCCTTTGTAGGTCGTGAGCTCACTAAATCGGATCGTCCCGAACTGACTGCTGCCAAGATCATCGTCTCTGGTGGTCGTGGCTTAGGTTCTGGTGAGAAGTATCAAGAACTTATTACGCCATTAGCAGACAAACTGGGAGCTGCTTTAGGCGCATCCCGCGCTGCAGTAGACGCTGGTTATGTACCCAATGACTACCAAGTAGGACAAACGGGCAAGATCGTCGCTCCCCAGCTCTATATCGCTGTGGGTATCTCTGGTGCTATCCAGCACCTAGCAGGTATGAAAGACTCTAAGGTCATTGTGGCGATTAACAAAGACCCAGAAGCACCGATCTTTAGTGTTGCCGACTATGGTTTAGTAGCGGATTTAAATGCTGCGGTGCCTGAATTGATGAGTGCGCTCAATTAA
- a CDS encoding alpha/beta fold hydrolase, whose translation MAFTDKTITTEHGEIFIREWNPHFIDLSPIVLIHDSLGCTELWRNFPSELSEITKRRVIAYDRLGFGKSGVMHKPISKQFISDEASNTFSNILQHLGIGHFVVLGHSVGGGMALHCAAQLPERCDAVITISAQSFVEERTLNGIRVAQTLFNDPAQVDRLKKYHGEKAQWVLDSWIHTWLADSFSNWSLSEMLANVKAKLLVIHGVDDEYGSMEHPQRIVDLSGGKSILMPLENTAHFPHREQTPIVLDAIKNFLD comes from the coding sequence ATGGCTTTTACGGATAAGACAATTACGACTGAGCATGGCGAAATATTTATCCGAGAATGGAATCCCCATTTCATTGATTTAAGCCCTATTGTGCTGATTCATGACTCCTTAGGCTGCACTGAATTATGGAGAAACTTTCCAAGCGAACTAAGTGAAATAACAAAGCGGCGAGTAATTGCCTACGATAGACTCGGTTTCGGAAAATCGGGGGTTATGCACAAACCCATTTCTAAGCAATTTATTTCTGATGAGGCAAGCAATACCTTCAGCAATATTCTGCAACATCTTGGTATTGGGCATTTTGTTGTTCTTGGTCATAGCGTGGGAGGCGGTATGGCTCTGCACTGCGCAGCGCAATTACCTGAGCGCTGCGATGCCGTGATCACAATATCGGCCCAATCATTCGTAGAAGAAAGAACATTAAACGGCATACGAGTGGCTCAAACACTATTTAATGATCCAGCTCAAGTTGATCGATTAAAAAAATACCATGGAGAAAAAGCCCAGTGGGTATTAGATTCTTGGATACATACTTGGCTTGCAGATTCTTTTTCGAATTGGTCACTCTCAGAAATGCTAGCAAATGTAAAAGCCAAGCTATTAGTCATACACGGTGTTGATGACGAGTACGGCAGCATGGAACATCCGCAACGTATCGTTGACTTATCTGGTGGTAAATCTATCTTGATGCCACTCGAAAATACTGCGCACTTTCCTCATCGAGAACAAACACCTATTGTTCTCGATGCCATTAAGAATTTTCTGGATTAA